In the Corynebacterium anserum genome, TGCATACGCCGCTGAACACCTTGAGATCCATACCGACAAAGCGGAAGAAATCGCCACCCAGATCACTAACGCTGGCGCGATCTTCATCGGTCGTTACAGCCCAGTACCGCTCGGTGATTACTCTGCGGGCTCTAACCATGTGCTTCCTACCTCGGGTTCAGCTCGCCATAGTTCCGGTCTATCCACCCACACCTTCCTCAAATCTATCCATGTGGTGAACTACACCAAGGAAGCGCTGAAGGATATATCCCAGACCGTCATCACGCTGGCAGATGCAGAACACCTTCCAGCGCATGGTGAGGCAATCGCCGCCCGTTTTAATGTTGAGAGTGAGAGAGACTAGAGGGGACACGATACTATGGCGAATCTTTCCGATCTGCCCTTGCGTGAGGAATTGCGCGGACAGACTGCTTATGGGGCACCACAACTGAAGGTCATCAACCAGCTCAACACCAATGAAAACCCCTACGCACCGAGTCAAGCGATTATTGATGAAATTGCAGAGAAGGTGTGCGAATTAGGTGCGGAGCTTAACCGTTATCCAGATAGGGACGCTATCGGTCTGCGCACAGAGCTGGCTCGCTATATTTCCCGCCAAACAGGAGTGACCGTTGACGTCGAGAACGTGTGGGCTGCCAACGGTTCTAACGAGGTCCTGCAGCAGTTGCTTCAAGCCTTTGGCGGACCGGGGCGAAAGGCGATGGGTTTTACCCCGAGTTACTCGATGCACCCCATCCTTTCATCGGGCACTCTGACCGAGTTCATCGCTGTAGAGCGCCAGGAATCGGAGGGCTTTGCCATCAACCTGGATAAAGCGCGAGCAGCTATTGCCGAACACCGGCCTGACGTCATTTTCATCACGACGCCGAATAATCCGACAGGAAACCTGACCACGCTCGCCGAGATCCGGGACATCGTGGAGGCCGCGCCGGGCATTGTGATTGTGGATGAGGCATATGCAGAGTTCTGTGACGAACCTTCAGCAGTGACGCTCCTGAAGGACTACCCAACAAAGTTGGTTGTGTCACGGACGATGAGTAAGGCGTTTGACTTTGCTGGGGGGCGTCTAGGCTATTTTGTGGCGGACCCTGCCTTCATCGAAGCTGTGATGCTGGTGCGCCTGCCTTATCACCTATCGACGCTAGCGCAAGCTGCAGCCACCGCGGCACTGCACCACAGCGTGGATACCCTAGCCACCGTGGAGAAGCTATGCCAGGAACGCGATCGTGTACGGACTCGCCTCGCAGAGTTGGGCTACGACGTGATTGAATCCCATTCCAACTTTATTTTTTTTGGACACTTTTCTGATTCTCATCAGGCATGGGAAGGCTTCCTAAAACGCGATGTATTAATTCGTGACGTGGGTGTAGCTGGGTGGCTGCGTGCCAGCGTTGGCCTTCCAGAAGAAAACGATGCATTCTTATCTGCAGCGGAAGAATTAGCACCAAAGGCATGAAGAGTATGACACAGAACAACGACGTCTCAGCAGACCGTATTGGGTCCGTTACACGGGCTACCAGCGAATCCAATATCAGTGTGGACATTAATCTCGACGGCACGGGCAAGACAGATATTGATACTGGCGTGCCATTTTTCGACCACATGCTCACCGCTTTTGGCGCCCATGGCTCGTTTGATCTCACGGTGAGAGCTGTCGGAGACGTTGAAATTGATGCTCATCACACCGTGGAAGATACGGGAATTGTGTTGGGTCAGGCTCTGAGCAAGGCTCTGGGCGATAAAAAAGGCATTCGCCGCTTTGGGGATGCCTTCATTCCCATGGATGAAACCCTCGCCCATGCGGCAGTAGACGTGTCAGGCCGTCCATATTATGTGGGCTCTGGGGAGCCCGACGCCCTGGTTCATACGATTATCGGAGGTCACTACGCCACGGTGATCAACCAGCACTTTTTTGAGACTTTGGCACTCAATGCGCGCATCGCTTTGCATGTACGATGCCTCTACGGACGCGATCCACACCACATTACAGAGGCGGAGTTCAAAGCCGTTGCGCGTGCTTTGCGGCATGCCACCGAGAAGGATCCACGAGTGACGGGGGTTCCTTCTACGAAGGGTGCACTGTAGGCGGCCATTTGGTCGCAGTTATAGTTGCGCTTGAAAATTGCAGCGGCCGCGGATGCGAACGCACACAGTACGGAGGCGGCGTGTAGGCCGTCTCCTTCTCTCTGTGTGTTCTCTACTGCCGGCGCTCACGCGCACTGAGAAGCGCAGGAACACTGGGGATATGAGGAGTCGAGATGTACTCGAGTCCTCATATGAGTATATGAACGCCGGTTTACAGTCGTTGGTATCAGAGAACCGACACACGGATGCAGGTATGTGAACGCCGATATACGAACGAGGAGGTTGGCACCGGAGAATGGCACGGCAACAAGCATTGTCTCTCCAGGAGTTAGACGAGATTGACTCTTTATGGGAAGCTCCCGGCTTGCGCGCCACGTTAGTCAGCGTGTTTTGTGCTTTCGGCGGATGGTCGCTTCTCCTTCCCGTCATTCCATTGGCGGTGATTCAACATGGGGGGTCTGATTCACTCGCGGGGTTGTCGACAGGCGTGTTTATGGCCGCGACTGTGTGCACTCAGGCGTGTACGCCGTGGGCTATCCGCACGCTTGGTTTTCCGCCGATCATGGTGTTCGCCGCTCTGATGCTTGGGCTCCCAGCACTGGTCTATATCCTCGACATGTCCCCAGTTCCCCTGCTGCTCGTAGCGGTGCTACGTGGTATCGGTTTTGGTTCTGTGACGGTCGCCGAGGCCGCTTTGATTGCTGAATTGGTTCCTCCACGGTTGATCGGGCATTCTTCTGCTGCGTTGGGCGTTTCTGTGGGTGTGTCGCAGCTAGTGGGCTTTCCTCTGGGTTTGTGGATGTATTCCACCTGTGGAGAGGGGGTTGTGTTTGCTGTAGCCGCGCTCTACGCGGTTATTGGTGCACTCTGCGGTGCATGGATTCCGTCCCGGCGCCGCGGCGGGCAAATTGGCCTCTCTAGTTCTTCGTCTCCCTCTTCGTCGATCGACGCCACTGCATCGCATTCCCACGGAGATTCAGGTATTAATTCGCGAGACAGTGTTGATGCGCGATCCGGTATCGATGAACAAAACAACGCCGTGACACAAGGCCGTGAGGATGCGAGTGCACAGTCATACACTGCCGCTACCTGGAAACTCGCCGCCGTACCGGGGCTGGCTATTGGAGGAATAGCGACCGGTTTTGCCGCATTTAGTACGTTCCTTGCACCGGCAGCGGAAACAATTGATGTGAATGTAGCTGGGCTGATCTCCGCGGCGGGACTTTCGGTACTCGGAGGTTGTCAGATGGTGGGGCGTGTGCTTGCGGGGCGTTATGCGTCCACCACCGGGGAAGCAGGCAACCTGGCGGTTGTGGGTCTAGTGAGTGGAATTCTGGGTGTTGTGATCGCGGGCGCCATGATTGTGGCTCAACCACACGGAGCTATGTTGTGTACGCTCGCTTTTCTGGCGACATGTGTATTCGGGTTCGGATTTGGGATCGTTCAAAACGAGGCTTTATTGATGCTTTTTGAGCGTTTGCCAAGGAGTAAATCGACCCAAGCTTCTGCGCTGTGGAACATGACTTTCGATACTGGTACAGGTTTAGGCGCGGTTCTGCTTGGCCTGGTGGCCTCCGCGCTGGCGTACCAGGGGGCTTTCTTTAGTGCAGCGCTTATTATTTTTGTAGCGTGCGCTGCTGTCATCGGTGACCGCGTGGTGGGTAAGCGGCGTGTAATGCATGCTCGAAGTGCTGTGCAGAGAATAGATATCTCGTAGTGGTGAGGCTCTCGTTCGCAGATGGAGATAAAGCTATTAGAATTTCTTTCTATGTCAGACATCACTGCTTCCTCCACTGGCGATAGTCTTTCCCAACCTACCGTTGCCCTGCTCGACTACGGCAGCGGCAATGTTCGTTCCGCGCAGCGGGCGCTTGAACGTGCCGGGGCGCAGGTGACGGTCACTCATGATCCAAAGATTGTCCTGGCGGCAGATGGGTTGTTGGTTCCCGGCGTGGGCGCGTTTGCTGCATGCATGGAGGGGCTCAATGCTGTCCATGGGCCGCGGATGATCGGTGAGCGCTTGGCTGGTGGTCGCCCGGTTTTGGGTATCTGCGTGGGTATGCAGATCATGTTCGAATACGGCGTAGAGTTTTCTGATGGCGAGGGCAGTGAGCCTGCGTTAGGCACCGGTGAATGGCCCGGTACTGTGGAGCACCTCGATGCCGATGTTCTTCCGCACATGGGGTGGAACACTGTTGACGTAGCTGAGGGCTCGCGGATGTTTGCCGGGGCAGCAGCAGATGAACGCTACTATTTTGTGCATTCGTATGGTGTGCGCAAGTGGGAGCTGATGACGGATGGGCACACTGAAGCTCCGCTGGTGCACTGGGCCGAACACGGTCGCTCACGTTTTGTTGCGGCTGTGGAAAATGGCCCCTTGTGGGCCACTCAGTTCCATCCGGAGAAGTCCGGCGATGCGGGCGCGCTACTTCTGCGTAACTGGGTAGATAGCCTGCGTTAGACTCAGGTGGGTGAGCGCTCATCCGTGAGGTGAGAGGCACTACCCCTGTGAGAAACAAAAATTTTCTAGACTATAAAACCACAAGCAACGACGCTGAACAGGAACCACTGAGCATTATGTCCATCTCTGCAAACCGACTGGTACTTCTTCCTGCCGTTGATGTCGCCGATGGCCAGGCGGTTCGTCTGGTGCAAGGTGAAGCCGGTACCGAGACCAATTATGGCGCCCCGCTCGATGCCGCTATGGCATGGCAAAACGCAGGAGCAGAGTGGGTGCATTTGGTGGATTTGGATGCAGCCTTTGGGCGCGGAAGTAACTTTGAGATTCTTCGCGACGTCGTCGCTGCATTAGACATCGACGTGGAGCTTTCCGGTGGTATTCGGGATGACGAGTCTCTAGAGCGAGCTTTGTCTACAGGGTGCCGGCGGGTGAACATCGGTACTGCCGCGTTGGAAAACCCGGAGTGGTGTGAACAAATCATCAAGGAGTACGGAGATCGTGTCGCAATAGGGCTTGACACCCGCCAAGTTGATGGAGAATGGCGTTTGCGTGGACGCGGCTGGACGTCTGATGGCGGTGATTTGTGGGAGGTTCTGGAACGTCTCGATGCGCAGGGAGTGTCCCGACTCGTTGTTACAGACGTGTCCCGCGATGGGATGCTCAATGGTCCAAATATCGACCTATTGCGTGATGTCGCGGCTGCGACGGACGCTCCCGTGGTTGCCTCCGGTGGTATTTCCTCTCTCGAGGATATCCGTGCGCTGGCGAACATCGTGGGTGAAGGTGTCGATTCCGCCATCGTCGGCAAGGCTCTCTATGCGGGTAAATTCACGTTGGAAGAAGCTCTGGAGGCTGCCCGACCATGAGCGATGATTTAGATACCCGGGCTTTGCTGGCGATTGCCGAGGCAGCCGTTGATGAAGCCGAATCCACATTCTCCGCGGCTGTGGGAGCGGATCCGGAGGTCATTAAATCACCCGGGGATTTCGCTACCGAAGCCGACCTTTCGGTCGAACGCCAGCTCCGCACGCTATTGACCCAATACACCGGGCTGCCAGTTCATGGTGAGGAATACGGCACTGTTTTGCCGGGGGAGATCCCCGGCGAAAAACCTCAAGAGCGCTACCCGACCGACGACATGGCCGATGGGCTTGACGGTCCGCGCAGGGCAACCGTCCACGACTCCGCGGAGCCGGACACCTACTGGGTGGTTGACCCGATCGACGGAACTGCCAATTACGCCGTGGGGAACCCTTTTGCCTGCATTCTAGTGTCGCTCGTGCACAAGGGGGACACGTTGCTTTCCGTCACTGAAATGCCTCTTCTTGGTCGACGCATTTCTGCCCGCAAGGGCCATGGGTTGCTCGTCGATGGGATGCCTGCCCGGCCTTTGCCACCCTCGGATCCTGGAGTGACTCAAATTAGCTTCGGTTCCATTTTGTCCCAGCGTCGTGGAAACCTGCCGATCAGTTACCGCCAAGACATGCTTAATGAGATTGGCAAATCTTATCCACGCATGCGCGTGACAGGGTCAGTGGGCATTGATCTGGCGTTCACCGCAGCGGGGGTTTTCGGCGGGACTGTGACGTTTAGCCCCAACCTTTGGGACAATGCCGCAGGTATCCTCGCGGTTCAGGAAAACGGCGGAGTAGCCACAGATTTTGCGGGTAATCCCTGGCGGCCTGGTGTATCAGGTTTGGTAGCGGGGGAGCCCGAGGTTCATGCCACGTTGCTGCAGCATATCCAATCTGTGCCGATCGGTACCGCAGCGCGTAATGCACAAGAAATACGTGATCGTGGAGGAATCAAGTGAGCGTCACTACCAGAGTCATCCCTTGTCTCGACGTCAAAGATGGTCGCGTAGTCAAGGGTGTGAACTTCAAGGGGCTGCGCGATGCGGGTGATCCCGTGGAATTAGCGGCTCAATATGACCGCGACGGAGCTGATGAGCTTACTTTCCTCGATGTGTCAGCGTCCAAGGAAGGGCGTGGAACCATGATCGATGTCGTGCGACGCACCGCGGATCAGATTTTCATCCCCCTCACGGTGGGGGGAGGTATCCGCTCTGCTGAGGACGTCGATGCTCTCCTTCGTGCAGGGGCCGATAAGGTGTCTGTCAATTCTTCAGCTATTGCACGTCCGGAATTGCTGCGTGAGCTGTCCGAACGTTTCGGTGCGCAGTGCATCGTACTTTCTGTTGATGCCCGACGCATTCCCGGTGCTCAGCCGGGAAAGTATGAGGTGACTACGCACGGTGGTACCCAGGGCACAGGCATCGACGCTATCGAATGGGCTCGACGTGGCGAAGAACTGGGCGTGGGCGAGATCTTGCTCAACTCCATGGATGCTGATGGCACCAAGGAGGGCTTCGACATCGAGATGCTAGAGGCAGTTCGGGCAGTGGTCACAATTCCCGTGATCGCATCTGGCGGCGCTGGCCGCGCGGAGCATTTTCCACCGGCGGTGCAGGCCGGTGCGGATGCGGTGCTGGCTGCGTCGATTTTCCACTTCGGTGAGGTAACGATTCCCGAAGTGAAACAGACAATGGCTAAAGAAGGCATCGAGGTTCGATTGTGACTGCGACTAACCCGGCCGACTATGAATTGAATCCAGAGATAGCACAGCGCTTGAAAAGAAATGAGCAAGGCTTGGTGCCAGCGGTGGTACAGGATGCTCACACCGGCGCCGTGTTGATGATGGCGTGGATGGATGATCACGCGTTGGCGCACACGCTTGCAGAAAAGAAGGGGACTTACTGGTCACGCTCACGCAATGAGTACTGGATCAAAGGTGAGACTTCTGGCCACACGCAAGCTGTGCAAGAGGTGCGCTTGGATTGCGATGGAGACACCATCCTTGTGGTAGTTGATCAAATAGGTGGAGCGTGCCACACGGGTGACACCACCTGTTTTGACGCAGACAAACTGCTGTAGGGGAATCCCCGTGCACATGCTTCGGAGGAATGCGATTGCAGTCTATAGAGAGGGTAACTCCACCCCGAGCGGCACGAGTGGTGCACAATAGAGTTCATGCCTGATGCTTCTCTGACGTCCCGAGAAAAATTTCGCGCCCTGGCTGCACACCACCGGGTAGTCCCTGTGGTTTGCAAGGTCTTGGCTGACCAAGAAACCGCTCTGAGCGCGTACCGCAAACTTGCTGATGGCCGTCCTGGCACGTTCTTGCTGGAATCTGCGGCACACGGACAGTCATGGGATCGTTGGTCTTTTATCGGTACGGGTGCCCGCTGCGCCCTTACTGCAAAGAACTCTCACGCACGCTGGATTGGCGAGCCGCCGGTGGATATCCCCGAAGGCGTGGATCCGCTGGATGCCGTGCGCAAGACCCTAGAGGTTTTGCACACCGAGAAGATCGAGGGGCTACCGCCGCTGACCAGTGGTTTGGTGGGCTATATGGGCTACGACATGATCCGTTATATCGAGGATCTCCCGGATACCTGTGAAGATGACCTCGATGTGCCCGACATGGTGCAACTGTTGGTTGATGGCATGGCGGCGGTAGACCATCACGAGGGTGTGATCTGGCTCATCGCTACGGTCGTTAACTGGGATAACTCCGGGGAAGGAGTCGATCGCGCATACGACGATGCCGTTGCGCGGATCAACGACATGGTGGAGCGCCTTTCCCAACCGAGCGGGAGCAGTGTTGCAACCTTTTCCACTCCAACTCCTCAGTACCGTCGCCAGCGCACAATGGAGGAACATCTGGAGAAAATTGAGAGGGTTAAGGAGCATATTCGTGCAGGCGATGCGTTCCAGGTAGTGCTTTCCCAGCGCTTCGAGATTGATACCGAGGTAGAGCCTTTAGATATCTACCGGATGTTACGGGTGTCTAATCCGAGCCCGTATATGTATTTGGTCAATATCCCTAACGATGATTTCACTGCTACGGCCTTTCATATCATCGGGTCTTCACCGGAGTCGCTAGTGCAGGTCAAGGATGGGGAAGTAACCACATTTCCGATTGCCGGCTCCAGGCCTCGTGGCGAGTCTTTGGAAGAGGATCTTCTTTTTGAGAAAGAGTTGGTCAATGATGAGAAGGAGAATTCTGAGCATCTGATGCTCGTGGACTTGGGTCGTAATGACCTGGGGCGAGTTTCGGAGCCGGGCACGGTTGAAGTACACGATTTTCGTCATGTAGAGCGTTATAGTGCGATTATGCACCTGGTTTCAGGGGTCAGTGGTAGGTTGGCTGCCGGTAAAACCGCTGTTGATGCTTTCGCTGCTACTTTCCCTGCGGGTACTCTATCTGGAGCACCTAAGCCGAGTGCGTTGAGCATCATTGATAAGTACGAGCAGACTCGCCGCGGTATTTACGGCGGTACCGTGGGCTACTTTGATTTTTCAGGCAATACGGACCAGTCGATCGCCATACGTACGGGTGTGTACAAGGACGCTACTGTTTATGTCCAGGCCGGGGGAGGAATCGTTGCTGATTCGGACCCGCGTGCTGAGGACGTGGAAACCAGAAACAAAGCGGCTGCTGTTCTACGCGCCGTCGCCGCAGCTGAGACATTGCACACTCCGGGAAGGGACTAAAAGATTATGGCCACGTCCAAACGGACAACTTCGGTGTCAAAGGACGCTGCCCCTGGGGCAAAGGACGCGTTACCTGCTGCATCCTCTCGCGTTGCCCAGCGAAATCGACGGATTGCGTTGCTCCTCGTTGTCATGTCTGCTGCCGGACTATGGGGAACGAGCCGCATGACCTATGTCACGGCGCATATTTTTGATGACAAGTCCGGGGACTCAGTGCGCAATCTCATTGGTTCGGTCTGGGACCCAGCTACCACGCCACTGGCTCTCGCAATGCTGGCGTGTCTCGTGCTGTCATTAGCTATGCAGCCGGTAATTCGCCGTGTCCTGGGAGTACTCATTGCTGTTCTTGCGGCGGTGGCAAGCTTTCGGTCAGTGGCTCTCTTTTCTTCCGACGTTGACCTTTCCCGCGTGCACGACTTGTTGGCATCTGGAGCAGCCACTCAGCGTCAGAATGCGCCAGAAACTATCGCCGAATGGGCGCAGGTGACGGAGGCTCAGGTGCACATGGTTCCCGTTGCTTTGGCGATCGTAGCCGCCGCCTTGGGGATCATTGGCGGAATCATTTTGGCGATGCGGCCGGGAGAGAAATCGGAGGGGACGTCCCGTTACGAGACTCCGGAAGCGCGCCGCGAGTCTGTGCATAAGGATCTCGCCGCGAATCCCGATTCTGGCCGTGTATTGTGGGATGCGCTCGATGCAGGTGTGGACCCCACTGATGAAGATGAGGTAGGTGTGGACCCCACTGATGAAGATGAGGTAGGTGTGGATCCCACTGATGAAGACAGTGACTCCGTGAATCGGCGTTGATTCTTCGTCTCCATCGGATGGTGCCTTTTCTAGGAATTAGGTTCGAACTCTTGATGATTGAGAGATTGCTAGCTCTCTAGAAAAGGACAACTCTTGAGAGATGAGGGACCTAGGGGAGAGGTGCCGTCCGCGCCAATAAGGGATGCGATTTCTTCGGAGATTAGTGGGGCATTAGTCTAGAGACGTCAACAACAGTGACGTCGTTTACTGCGCAGATCCGTCCCTGAGAGGCAGGAACTTCACATGACCTCACCAACAGCTACCGTGCTGGATTCCATCATCGCGGGTGTACTGGAGGATCAGGCCGTGCGGGAGGCCAAGATTCCTTTTCCAGAGATCAAGGCTATGTCTCTGGATGCTCCTCCTGCCATTGATGCCTATGCTGCGCTTAATAACAGCAACGTGTCTGTCATTGCTGAGGTGAAGCGCGCTAGCCCTTCGAAAGGTGATTTAGCGGATATCCCTGAACCAGCGGAATTGGCCGCCGCTTATGAAGCGGCCGGAGCTACCGCGATTAGTTGTTTAACCGAGGAGCGTCGGTTTAAGGGATCTCTCGCGGATTTCGATGAGGTGAGGCGCCGGGTCAACATTCCTTTGTTGCGTAAAGATTTTTGCGTCAACCCGTATCACATTCATGAGGCTCGGGCGCATGGCGCTGACATTATTCTGCTGATCGTGGCGGCTCTAGACCAGGCACGTTTGGAGTCGCTGCTGGAACGCACAGAATCTCTGGGGATGACTGCATTGGTCGAGGTGCACACGGAGGAAGAAGCCGAACGAGCTGTCTCCGCCGGTGCCACGGTCATCGGCGTGAATGCCCGCAACCTTAAGACACTCGACGTTGATAAAGGTACGTTTGCGCGCATTGCTCCGGGGCTGCCCAGTGATGTTATCAAGATTGCCGAGTCGGGAGTCCAGGATAAACATGATTTACTCGCCTATGCCGGGGCGGGCGCGGATGCGATTTTGATCGGCGAGGGTCTAGTCACCGCTGGGGATCCAGGTATGAAGTGTAAGGAGCTCGTTACCGCTGGTCAGCACCCGGCCTGTCCCAAAAAGAATTAGCGAGCATTCCACCCCTCTAGCGCGCTGATGGCCCGATGGCGAGTAAAGTGGGGCGGGTGAGTAGCGACGTAGAGATGAACCACACCAAGAACGTCGACGTGAAGGGCGAGGCTCTTCCTACCGTCGGCCAGATCTTGGCTACCCCCACCCATCACGAGCCCGATGAACATGGACACTGGGGGGAATACGGCGGACGGTATATTCCCGAAGCGCTCATGGCGGTGATCGATGAGATTACCGACGCATGGAATAAAGCCAAAGCTGATCCCTCTTACCTAGAAGAGCTCGATGAGTTGCATCGGACGTATACAGGCCGTCCGTCGCCTCTGTATCACGCTCTTCGTTTTTCTGAACAGGTGGGGGCTGATGTGTGGTTCAAACGTGAAGATCTTAATCACACGGGATCTCACAAGATCAACAACGTGCTAGGCCAAGTTCTTTTGGCCAAGCGCATGGGCAAAACCCGTGTGATCGCGGAGACGGGAGCAGGGCAGCACGGTGTAGCAACCGCCACCGCTTGCGCATTGATGGGCATTGAGTGCCGGGTGTACATGGGCGAGGTGGATGCCGTGCGCCAAGCTCTCAACATTGCCCGTATGCGGCTGTTGGGCGCCACTGTCGAGGTGGTGACTATTGGCTCTCGCACATTGAAAGACGCCATTAACGAAGCCATGCGTTTCTGGGTGTCTCATGCTGATGACACGTACTACTGCTTTGGTACGGCAGCTGGGCCGCATCCTTTCCCCCAGATGGTACGCGACCTTCAGCGCATCATCGGTGTGGAGGCTCGGCAACAATTTATTGCTGAGACAGGGGCATTGCCGGATGCCGTCGTGGCGTGTGTTGGCGGAGGATCTAACGCCATCGGTCTCTTCCACCGTTTCATCTCTGATGAATCCGTGCGTCTTGTGGGGGCGGAAGCTGCAGGCGACGGAATAGAAACTGGGCGCCACGCTGCGCCTATTTACATGGGGCGACGTGGTGTCTTCCAGGGGTCCTACGCGGATCTCATGCAGGATGAAGACGGGCAGATCATCGAGTCCCATTCTATTTCCGCGGGGCTTGACTATCCTGGCGTCGGACCAGAACATACCGCCCTACACTCAGAGGGACGTGCCGACTACCTTCCGATCAACGATGCGGAGGCAATGGACGCTTTCAAGTTGCTGTGTGAAACTGAGGGCATCATCCCGGCTATAGAATCCTCCCACGCCGTAGCCGCGGCGGTGAAAATCG is a window encoding:
- a CDS encoding anthranilate synthase component I, which gives rise to MPDASLTSREKFRALAAHHRVVPVVCKVLADQETALSAYRKLADGRPGTFLLESAAHGQSWDRWSFIGTGARCALTAKNSHARWIGEPPVDIPEGVDPLDAVRKTLEVLHTEKIEGLPPLTSGLVGYMGYDMIRYIEDLPDTCEDDLDVPDMVQLLVDGMAAVDHHEGVIWLIATVVNWDNSGEGVDRAYDDAVARINDMVERLSQPSGSSVATFSTPTPQYRRQRTMEEHLEKIERVKEHIRAGDAFQVVLSQRFEIDTEVEPLDIYRMLRVSNPSPYMYLVNIPNDDFTATAFHIIGSSPESLVQVKDGEVTTFPIAGSRPRGESLEEDLLFEKELVNDEKENSEHLMLVDLGRNDLGRVSEPGTVEVHDFRHVERYSAIMHLVSGVSGRLAAGKTAVDAFAATFPAGTLSGAPKPSALSIIDKYEQTRRGIYGGTVGYFDFSGNTDQSIAIRTGVYKDATVYVQAGGGIVADSDPRAEDVETRNKAAAVLRAVAAAETLHTPGRD
- the hisB gene encoding imidazoleglycerol-phosphate dehydratase HisB, whose product is MTQNNDVSADRIGSVTRATSESNISVDINLDGTGKTDIDTGVPFFDHMLTAFGAHGSFDLTVRAVGDVEIDAHHTVEDTGIVLGQALSKALGDKKGIRRFGDAFIPMDETLAHAAVDVSGRPYYVGSGEPDALVHTIIGGHYATVINQHFFETLALNARIALHVRCLYGRDPHHITEAEFKAVARALRHATEKDPRVTGVPSTKGAL
- the hisI gene encoding phosphoribosyl-AMP cyclohydrolase, with product MTATNPADYELNPEIAQRLKRNEQGLVPAVVQDAHTGAVLMMAWMDDHALAHTLAEKKGTYWSRSRNEYWIKGETSGHTQAVQEVRLDCDGDTILVVVDQIGGACHTGDTTCFDADKLL
- the hisH gene encoding imidazole glycerol phosphate synthase subunit HisH, translating into MSDITASSTGDSLSQPTVALLDYGSGNVRSAQRALERAGAQVTVTHDPKIVLAADGLLVPGVGAFAACMEGLNAVHGPRMIGERLAGGRPVLGICVGMQIMFEYGVEFSDGEGSEPALGTGEWPGTVEHLDADVLPHMGWNTVDVAEGSRMFAGAAADERYYFVHSYGVRKWELMTDGHTEAPLVHWAEHGRSRFVAAVENGPLWATQFHPEKSGDAGALLLRNWVDSLR
- a CDS encoding histidinol-phosphate transaminase; the protein is MANLSDLPLREELRGQTAYGAPQLKVINQLNTNENPYAPSQAIIDEIAEKVCELGAELNRYPDRDAIGLRTELARYISRQTGVTVDVENVWAANGSNEVLQQLLQAFGGPGRKAMGFTPSYSMHPILSSGTLTEFIAVERQESEGFAINLDKARAAIAEHRPDVIFITTPNNPTGNLTTLAEIRDIVEAAPGIVIVDEAYAEFCDEPSAVTLLKDYPTKLVVSRTMSKAFDFAGGRLGYFVADPAFIEAVMLVRLPYHLSTLAQAAATAALHHSVDTLATVEKLCQERDRVRTRLAELGYDVIESHSNFIFFGHFSDSHQAWEGFLKRDVLIRDVGVAGWLRASVGLPEENDAFLSAAEELAPKA
- the hisF gene encoding imidazole glycerol phosphate synthase subunit HisF, giving the protein MSVTTRVIPCLDVKDGRVVKGVNFKGLRDAGDPVELAAQYDRDGADELTFLDVSASKEGRGTMIDVVRRTADQIFIPLTVGGGIRSAEDVDALLRAGADKVSVNSSAIARPELLRELSERFGAQCIVLSVDARRIPGAQPGKYEVTTHGGTQGTGIDAIEWARRGEELGVGEILLNSMDADGTKEGFDIEMLEAVRAVVTIPVIASGGAGRAEHFPPAVQAGADAVLAASIFHFGEVTIPEVKQTMAKEGIEVRL
- a CDS encoding TIGR02234 family membrane protein translates to MATSKRTTSVSKDAAPGAKDALPAASSRVAQRNRRIALLLVVMSAAGLWGTSRMTYVTAHIFDDKSGDSVRNLIGSVWDPATTPLALAMLACLVLSLAMQPVIRRVLGVLIAVLAAVASFRSVALFSSDVDLSRVHDLLASGAATQRQNAPETIAEWAQVTEAQVHMVPVALAIVAAALGIIGGIILAMRPGEKSEGTSRYETPEARRESVHKDLAANPDSGRVLWDALDAGVDPTDEDEVGVDPTDEDEVGVDPTDEDSDSVNRR
- the priA gene encoding bifunctional 1-(5-phosphoribosyl)-5-((5-phosphoribosylamino)methylideneamino)imidazole-4-carboxamide isomerase/phosphoribosylanthranilate isomerase PriA gives rise to the protein MSISANRLVLLPAVDVADGQAVRLVQGEAGTETNYGAPLDAAMAWQNAGAEWVHLVDLDAAFGRGSNFEILRDVVAALDIDVELSGGIRDDESLERALSTGCRRVNIGTAALENPEWCEQIIKEYGDRVAIGLDTRQVDGEWRLRGRGWTSDGGDLWEVLERLDAQGVSRLVVTDVSRDGMLNGPNIDLLRDVAAATDAPVVASGGISSLEDIRALANIVGEGVDSAIVGKALYAGKFTLEEALEAARP
- a CDS encoding inositol monophosphatase family protein → MSDDLDTRALLAIAEAAVDEAESTFSAAVGADPEVIKSPGDFATEADLSVERQLRTLLTQYTGLPVHGEEYGTVLPGEIPGEKPQERYPTDDMADGLDGPRRATVHDSAEPDTYWVVDPIDGTANYAVGNPFACILVSLVHKGDTLLSVTEMPLLGRRISARKGHGLLVDGMPARPLPPSDPGVTQISFGSILSQRRGNLPISYRQDMLNEIGKSYPRMRVTGSVGIDLAFTAAGVFGGTVTFSPNLWDNAAGILAVQENGGVATDFAGNPWRPGVSGLVAGEPEVHATLLQHIQSVPIGTAARNAQEIRDRGGIK
- a CDS encoding MFS transporter translates to MARQQALSLQELDEIDSLWEAPGLRATLVSVFCAFGGWSLLLPVIPLAVIQHGGSDSLAGLSTGVFMAATVCTQACTPWAIRTLGFPPIMVFAALMLGLPALVYILDMSPVPLLLVAVLRGIGFGSVTVAEAALIAELVPPRLIGHSSAALGVSVGVSQLVGFPLGLWMYSTCGEGVVFAVAALYAVIGALCGAWIPSRRRGGQIGLSSSSSPSSSIDATASHSHGDSGINSRDSVDARSGIDEQNNAVTQGREDASAQSYTAATWKLAAVPGLAIGGIATGFAAFSTFLAPAAETIDVNVAGLISAAGLSVLGGCQMVGRVLAGRYASTTGEAGNLAVVGLVSGILGVVIAGAMIVAQPHGAMLCTLAFLATCVFGFGFGIVQNEALLMLFERLPRSKSTQASALWNMTFDTGTGLGAVLLGLVASALAYQGAFFSAALIIFVACAAVIGDRVVGKRRVMHARSAVQRIDIS